The following is a genomic window from bacterium.
GCAGACTATTGCATTAATCATAGATAAATTTCGTGAGTTAAAAGTAACTGTAGCCGCTCCTACTCATTGCAGTGGTAAAGAAACAGAGGCGTTATTTAAAAAAGAGTATCAGAATGACTTTATACCTGTAAAAACAGGAATGACTATAGAGGTTTGATAGGAGGTGATGGGCTATGCCTATATATGAATATAGATGCCAGAAGTGTGGTGAGAAGTTTGAGCTTCTGCAAGGGATAAACGAAACCCCTGTATGCAACAGTTGTGGAAGTAAAGAGTTAACCAGACTTTTTTCCCCTGCGGCAGTGATGGGTGGAAGTAACCAGACAGAGACTTCAGGCAGTTGTTGTGGTTTAACCAATTCCTGTAGGGCTCCCAAAAGATGCTGTGGGGCTTAAAATAGGACTTGGAGAGTCGCAGAAAAAATTAAGGTAACCGTTCAGGTGGTAATTTACCGCAGAGACGCAGAGAAACAGAGAAGGTATAGAAATAAATTAGATGACATAAAAGATTATTGAGGCAGACATAGAAATATTTATGACCTGCTGGCCAAATGTT
Proteins encoded in this region:
- a CDS encoding zinc ribbon domain-containing protein → MPIYEYRCQKCGEKFELLQGINETPVCNSCGSKELTRLFSPAAVMGGSNQTETSGSCCGLTNSCRAPKRCCGA